The Vespa velutina chromosome 15, iVesVel2.1, whole genome shotgun sequence DNA window aaacaaataataaaataaaaaagaaacaaaattaaatgtactacttagaaaattatatgtaaatataatgtaagaagatgatgatgataattaaaaaattgtattaaattatcaataagaaaactttgattaaaataaaaacttcttagatttaataagtattttgtaataagtaaataccatggcattttcattcttttttcagcCAAATACTGTTCAGGTCCGGCATGCACAGATCATTGACACTCGCATGGGAGGAGTTGAAGATCCAGTATTTAAAGAACGGATCAAAGAAGTTATGGATTTAACGTGTCGTTCCGAAGATGAAGTCATTATGGCTTTGCACGATAGCGATGGAGATTTGAATCGTGCGGCCATTGATCTCTTGGAAGGTGTTAAAACAGAATGGGaagtcaaaaaaaagaagcctCGTCAACCAAGTGGCTCAAAGCAAACTGCTGATCAACCAGGTGGTCAAAATGATGGCGGTGATTGGGAAGAAAGACGTAATCAACGAAGTGGTGGACCACCACGAATGCGAGGTCGTGCGAATCATGACAACCGTGAATGTGAGTTTAAAATAACCACGATAATTGGGAccacttatctttttttttttttttttttttttttttctttttttttttttcccctttctttttttttctttttttcttgtattagACAAATCGACCAATTCTTAAAACaggaatagaaaatttattaaagatttctAAATTATGATTAGGGCGTGGTcgtgaaaataaagagaatgaaagaaacatgGAAGAGAGCGCTCGAGATGGCAGCTACAGTGGCAGTAGAAGAGGACGAGGAGGTCCTGGTAGATCAGGACGTGGAGGTCGTGGAGGTGGAAGAGGTCTTGGACCACGAACATTTGCGAATCGTAATGATCCTGCTTCAACTTCTTCGACTCATAGTTTTAGTCGACCAATTGACACTTGGGCAGGTAGCGAAGAACAGCAACAAAGCATTCAGGAACCAAAAATGGGTAAGTATTTCtaacatatttttctataatgaaaattcaatttaatcattattaaaaatcttaatgCAGAAGCTTGGAATAATTATGAATCAACAGAAGATTGGGATAATGAGGAATATACAGGATCATTAGCAGATACAAAAGTTTTTACTCCAAGTACGTCTTTAACTGAACAAGCTCCTGTACATGATGAACCAAAGACTTCAGATTTACAAACGATGCAGTCAAATCAGACTGTTAACCTGGGACTATTGCAACAAGAAGTGAGTAAAATTATGATGGGAATATGACATGCAATGCATGTAACgctttcgatattatttgaCAATAATgccatttaatttattattcgtaaggaaatatcaaaattatctgAAATACCAACGATACAACAACAAGCATTAATTCCACAACAAGCTCAACAGCAACAAACTGTGCTGAGCTTACCAACAATGCAACTTTCACAACAACCAAATGCTATTAGTGGTGGTGTATTAACTGCTGCACAAACTCAATATTTGACACAGCTAACTCAACAAACTAGTGAAAATCTAAAAACAGCAGGACAGTCTTCATTTCCATCTTCAATAACAAATCAGGTACTTGACtggtaaattaataatcaattattttttaagcttaaattaaataaatattaacaaatctATGATATTTAACATTATAGCCCCAAAGACAATCCAAACAACGTCCAAGAGTACCACCTCCGTCTAAAATACCATCTAGTGCGGTAGAAATGCCGGGCGATGCAGTCAACAGTGGCATCGGATTTCTCGATGTTCAGTTTGGCGCACTTGAATTTGGAAGTGATTCAAGCTCGCTTGATGGTTCagctaatgaaaaatataattcaagtAATAATACCATCTCTAATGTTGACGTTCCATCTACCACAAATACTGTAAACACAGCTGGGACAAATAGTTCCATTGATATTGAAACTACACAAACTTCCACAACACCATTTAATGCCACTTCTCAAAtggtaaattaatatatttgtatttaattatttctttaatcattgcataatgatttaaatttacgtttatgtatttgcataattatttaactctttaattatatgacttattttttttagttatcGAGCAGTGACAGTTTACCAGTATCAAATGATCATTCAATAAATTCTCAAACTTTTGCGGGACGTGGAACTACTGGTCAAACTTTGGATATAACCAAACAGGATTTCACATCGCAAGTTTCTCCAGGAAATGCAGCTACGTATGGCGCAGCGACGTATCAATCCCAAAAGACATCATTTCAACCGTCTAGTGCCACACAAAGCAGTTATAACACATATTCTACAAATACGCAATCAGGACAGTCTTTCCAGACTGTTTCAGTCACAAACGCCAATACGTATTCTGCAACTGCAACAGTATCACAAACAAGTTATaattcttcatcatcattcCCACAATCAAATTCTTCAAACTTTAGTCAAGCATCTCCTTCTGCATCAACATCCGCAGCTTCTGTTTACAATCAGCCAACTACTACCAATCAGGTAActtcaatataatatagatgacatatttttacatattacattatatactaattttatatattgattatgtCAGGTATATCAATCAACGAGTGGTTATGCATCCACAACAACCTCTCAATATCAACCATCTTCTGTAGCTACAAATACTGTATCAAATAGTAATGCTGGATACCAAACAAGTGGTTACCAAGGATCTTCTTCATTTCAATCTACTCCTCAAGCTTATCAACCATCTGCTACTACATTTAGTTCACCTATTACTCAGACCACTGGACCTTATCAAAGTGCAGCACAATCCGTAAGTTTTATCCTTCTATCGAGTTTACAGGGCAAGCTTAAAAGTCAAagttataaatgattaaaacttttaaaatTCACATTTGCAGGTTTATGCGAGTGCGTATGGAAATTACACAAGTCAACCACAAACTGCATCTCACAACCATAAGCTGAATAGTAGTACAACAAAGGATTCCCAATATGAAAGTAGTACAACGACTTCTAACAATTCTCTtgctacgacgacgacaactacATTAGGGCTTAGTTCAGCTTCTGTGAATAGTTCTCAAACAAAAGTAACTAGTTCGAATGGTAAGTTATAATATgctttgtataattataaattttacgatataataattctttatacatgaatattcttcttttatcagcTGTACCAAAAAGTACATCGAGCGGCGTTGTAACGGGTAGTAGTGGCACTGGCAATATAACAGGCGGAGGAGCAGCAGGCAGTATGGCACCGATGCTTAGTCACCAGTACATTATGGGTCAGGGAGTGCCATATACATTTCAACAACCAATGTACAGCTACGAAGACTTACAACTTATGCAACAAAGAATACCGCATATGGTCAGTTGTTGCCTGATTTATTAACTTGCCTTACATGAACATCCGTACAATTCAttcaagtaaatatatatatatatatatatatatatatatatatatatatatatcctatataacGTCTTTACTTGAATGAATTGAATTGCTTTTTTAGAGTAATGTACATTGATGCAGCACACGTTCCTTTTATCAGTTTTTATCTTCACCAACATGAGTTATGAATCATTTTTGAAAGAAGACAATATTGACACATGCATTATGACAATTTTAAGTTAGGGTGCTCTTAATCACGTTCTATATCATGTTATCactctttactttatttacaGAATGCCAActcaatcattttttaaatgcttGGTAGTTGCTCGCAATTCAATCACTATGTTGATGAAATTCTTAGtgttgaatttttaaatttttaaatttttaaatttaatatcctaTTCTGGAAGAGCATCATCTCGCATATAAGACAAGCAGTACTTTATTGAGATCACCTCTACTCCTTTAAACTTTTATTCGGTAGCATACTTAAGAAAGTCGTCTACGATCAATTGAAAAAGGTATAAAAGGTATAATAAAAAgtgcaaaattatattattgggAGCATAGTTAGTTATgcttaaaagagaaaaaagaaaagtgatctTGATCGCAGACATGGCATAGCttaattatctcttttatcttttttttttttttatttatttattttttttctctttttttttttttttttttttttccacttctAACTAATTTCATTTGCTCAGTATCTGATGTCATGTATTTCGAACTGTATGAAAATAGACATCATAATCCCAGCAAGTGGGCATTGTACTTTGTTTCATAGTTATGATCAGGcacttaatttaaattataataagagaTACTTACTTGAAGTAAGTTAAACTATGAAACATGGTCACAATTTACCGTACATTATCCATCCTTTTCCAGTACATGTAGATCTTAGAACTTAGTTAGCGTCCTTGTATTTGAAGTACACAGTGTATGCATGTAGTTTTGTGTTTGGCCTCCCTGACTAACCTGCAGCCAACTACTGGTTACTATGACGCGGCTCTGGGCTATCAGACGACTGGACCAGCAACCAGTCTTGGTGGGGCACGAGGTGATGCGTTGTCTGGTGTACAAGGTGTTCAAGGAGTGCAAGGTGTCCAAGGAGCTTATACCAGTATTAGCGACGCTAGGTTTGCCAGAAATGATAGTAATGCGTCACCGGTTCCTTCTACTATGTCGCAACAGGTAAGATTTAAATACCTATTTAATAGTGTATTTAATAGTATTTTTGCAACAGCTTGATTTAAttgtaatacttttattaatgaacTTGCATCTTCGGACAACAAGGCGGTATTTCTGTACTTACAATATTTGCAGACTGCTACACAGCATCAACAACCTATGATGAATCCAACACTTCCTCCAGGTTACGCATATTTCACATATAGCGGAGGCATAATGCCAGGAGGTTTTCAATATGGAACTCCTGCTATTTATCCCGTAAGATTCTTTGAatgatgtatattataattgactttatttaaaatattattaatataatttaccaTAGCAGATAGCAACTGCAGGAAATGCTGGTACAAATAGCGGAGCGTACAGCGCTAAACCAGGAAGTTATGGATCTGGTTATGGCGGTGGTGCAAGTTACGATGCTTTAGCATCCGCAGGGCCATCCGGAGAGTATAAAGCTGCTGGGAGTAATTATACTGGTACACAGGCGGGCAAAACTGGTACTTCTACAGGAAATACCAATACTGGTGGATCATCTGCGACTGATATTAGTGCAACGATGTATGCAAAGAGTCACGTAGCACTTAGCAAAGTAAATGTAAGTAATAATGCTGACCCTTAAttctgatataaataaataatattcaggAGTTAATCCTTTTTCTGTGTACGTGCGTGTGTACGCGTGATATTGATCTGATagtataaaagtaatattttataaaataacaacaaacAAATTACAGTCATATGAAAAACAAGCTTTCCATTCTGCGACTCCACCGCCATTTGGTATTACTGGTAGCCAAAATGCAGGATTGCCTGGAGGATACGGCACGCCGCACTTATTTATACCAACGATGCCTCATCAATTACATCAACCACTTCATCAGGATGGTACCAACAGCACAGGTCAAAGGTCCAATACAAGTTCACAAAACAAAGCTCAAGCTAAGCCTGGTTACAGTCCTAGCTATTGGGCTGGaagcaattaaaatatatctttgaacgggataaagaagaaaggagcAATGTAACAAccgttttagaaaaataaacattcgCCATTGTGAGATATGGTGGTGTAAAACATGGACGTTGATATAAAGGGTTTACGCGATACATGAGAATAAGgacaaaagattttttttttttttttttttttttctttttgttttttttttttcatcaggTTATACATTTTGGCTATAAATCAATACGGACTAAAGAGTGGGTCTTAATCGTTGGAAGgattaaacaatatttgttGTTTCTCTTACGAGAAAAGAATCTTAGATGTTCTTTAAGATTATTCTATCAAAGTCAACTTCCCTTAAAAATGATTCTCATactgaatattaatttcagttctttatttcaaaatcgtgacgtttcaaatattaacaatgattattttgttatattatctTGATTTTGTGTTTCATATAATGAAATGTGTAAGAGGGAAGTTTTTGTTTCGTCTACTACTAATACATCTTATGCTTGAAAAGCATATATTGATATGTTATATGATGTTTTTGAAGTTAAACAATGTTTATTATGAGAGCAAATGAATTGTATAATTCTTCCTAACGGAAGTTGCACTCGTGCCAAATAGACTGGTAGCGTGAGTGATAATTTCGAGAACTTGTCTGGTTACTTGTCTTTATCACGAACGCAGGATCAAAGCGCGAGCAGGCTTCGTGTGGTTCGTACCACTAGTAAACCTACTACCGAGTGTGTGAATAGCGTAGCGCttgtgtgaaagaaaaagaaaaaccataaAAGCTAACGGCTGCTGTATCAGCTCCTGTATATGCTTCAGTACACTACAGTGCAATTGCGAATATACCGCATCGACTGCAAAAAGTGATAGTTTTTTGTAAAATGTAGGCATTTTGGCTAACATCTAACGTGCTCCTTtacacgaagaaaaaagaaaaataagaaaaaaagaaaaaaacacaaagCACCCTTTCATGAAATAATGTAAAGATGTGTTTCTGTAAATTGCAGTGTTTGTATGtatcaagaaaattttaagTACATAAacatttatgattataatattttcactttttggTACATGAAATATAAGCAGGGATTATATCAGAGCAATTATTTGTACCTATACAGAGAGTATTCTGTTCACTTGGATCGCTAATTCGAGTGATTAAAATAGGTGAACATTACTTTTTGTTATAAGGTATAGAACAAAAGTTCCCGAACCAAAAAGGTAATCtcttatgattatattatctgaaataattgtataaaattattttatatttataaaaaatcaaattaagaaattttagaTATGCCTGTACAAGTATCAAGGGACATTAGGAGATATCAACAAATTTCTTATTGTATCTTTAATCAAATCGAAATGCAGCCCTGTTTCCTTCTGATCGTAGAGACTCTATTAAGATTTCTTTCTAGAGAGTTAAAACGacaattattcataataatattactttaatatcCTTTAAACGTGATCGTTACATGAAATTCGATGA harbors:
- the LOC124954518 gene encoding protein lingerer isoform X1, with protein sequence MSSSNKTSVSSSGRGTNKNKLSQQHGKSDHHQTKSSDSTKHDKVQPNTVQVRHAQIIDTRMGGVEDPVFKERIKEVMDLTCRSEDEVIMALHDSDGDLNRAAIDLLEGVKTEWEVKKKKPRQPSGSKQTADQPGGQNDGGDWEERRNQRSGGPPRMRGRANHDNREWRGRENKENERNMEESARDGSYSGSRRGRGGPGRSGRGGRGGGRGLGPRTFANRNDPASTSSTHSFSRPIDTWAGSEEQQQSIQEPKMEAWNNYESTEDWDNEEYTGSLADTKVFTPSTSLTEQAPVHDEPKTSDLQTMQSNQTVNLGLLQQEEISKLSEIPTIQQQALIPQQAQQQQTVLSLPTMQLSQQPNAISGGVLTAAQTQYLTQLTQQTSENLKTAGQSSFPSSITNQPQRQSKQRPRVPPPSKIPSSAVEMPGDAVNSGIGFLDVQFGALEFGSDSSSLDGSANEKYNSSNNTISNVDVPSTTNTVNTAGTNSSIDIETTQTSTTPFNATSQMLSSSDSLPVSNDHSINSQTFAGRGTTGQTLDITKQDFTSQVSPGNAATYGAATYQSQKTSFQPSSATQSSYNTYSTNTQSGQSFQTVSVTNANTYSATATVSQTSYNSSSSFPQSNSSNFSQASPSASTSAASVYNQPTTTNQVYQSTSGYASTTTSQYQPSSVATNTVSNSNAGYQTSGYQGSSSFQSTPQAYQPSATTFSSPITQTTGPYQSAAQSVYASAYGNYTSQPQTASHNHKLNSSTTKDSQYESSTTTSNNSLATTTTTTLGLSSASVNSSQTKVTSSNAVPKSTSSGVVTGSSGTGNITGGGAAGSMAPMLSHQYIMGQGVPYTFQQPMYSYEDLQLMQQRIPHMPTTGYYDAALGYQTTGPATSLGGARGDALSGVQGVQGVQGVQGAYTSISDARFARNDSNASPVPSTMSQQTATQHQQPMMNPTLPPGYAYFTYSGGIMPGGFQYGTPAIYPQIATAGNAGTNSGAYSAKPGSYGSGYGGGASYDALASAGPSGEYKAAGSNYTGTQAGKTGTSTGNTNTGGSSATDISATMYAKSHVALSKVNSYEKQAFHSATPPPFGITGSQNAGLPGGYGTPHLFIPTMPHQLHQPLHQDGTNSTGQRSNTSSQNKAQAKPGYSPSYWAGSN
- the LOC124954518 gene encoding protein lingerer isoform X2, which translates into the protein MSSSNKTSVSSSGRGTNKNKLSQQHGKSDHHQTKSSDSTKHDKVQPNTVQVRHAQIIDTRMGGVEDPVFKERIKEVMDLTCRSEDEVIMALHDSDGDLNRAAIDLLEGVKTEWEVKKKKPRQPSGSKQTADQPGGQNDGGDWEERRNQRSGGPPRMRGRANHDNREWRGRENKENERNMEESARDGSYSGSRRGRGGPGRSGRGGRGGGRGLGPRTFANRNDPASTSSTHSFSRPIDTWAGSEEQQQSIQEPKMEAWNNYESTEDWDNEEYTGSLADTKVFTPSTSLTEQAPVHDEPKTSDLQTMQSNQTVNLGLLQQEEISKLSEIPTIQQQALIPQQAQQQQTVLSLPTMQLSQQPNAISGGVLTAAQTQYLTQLTQQTSENLKTAGQSSFPSSITNQPQRQSKQRPRVPPPSKIPSSAVEMPGDAVNSGIGFLDVQFGALEFGSDSSSLDGSANEKYNSSNNTISNVDVPSTTNTVNTAGTNSSIDIETTQTSTTPFNATSQMLSSSDSLPVSNDHSINSQTFAGRGTTGQTLDITKQDFTSQVSPGNAATYGAATYQSQKTSFQPSSATQSSYNTYSTNTQSGQSFQTVSVTNANTYSATATVSQTSYNSSSSFPQSNSSNFSQASPSASTSAASVYNQPTTTNQVYQSTSGYASTTTSQYQPSSVATNTVSNSNAGYQTSGYQGSSSFQSTPQAYQPSATTFSSPITQTTGPYQSAAQSVYASAYGNYTSQPQTASHNHKLNSSTTKDSQYESSTTTSNNSLATTTTTTLGLSSASVNSSQTKVTSSNAVPKSTSSGVVTGSSGTGNITGGGAAGSMAPMLSHQYIMGQGVPYTFQQPMYSYEDLQLMQQRIPHMPTTGYYDAALGYQTTGPATSLGGARGDALSGVQGVQGVQGVQGAYTSISDARFARNDSNASPVPSTMSQQTATQHQQPMMNPTLPPGYAYFTYSGGIMPGGFQYGTPAIYPIATAGNAGTNSGAYSAKPGSYGSGYGGGASYDALASAGPSGEYKAAGSNYTGTQAGKTGTSTGNTNTGGSSATDISATMYAKSHVALSKVNSYEKQAFHSATPPPFGITGSQNAGLPGGYGTPHLFIPTMPHQLHQPLHQDGTNSTGQRSNTSSQNKAQAKPGYSPSYWAGSN
- the LOC124954518 gene encoding protein lingerer isoform X3, which produces MSSSNKTSVSSSGRGTNKNKLSQQHGKSDHHQTKSSDSTKHDKVQPNTVQVRHAQIIDTRMGGVEDPVFKERIKEVMDLTCRSEDEVIMALHDSDGDLNRAAIDLLEGVKTEWEVKKKKPRQPSGSKQTADQPGGQNDGGDWEERRNQRSGGPPRMRGRANHDNREWRGRENKENERNMEESARDGSYSGSRRGRGGPGRSGRGGRGGGRGLGPRTFANRNDPASTSSTHSFSRPIDTWAGSEEQQQSIQEPKMEAWNNYESTEDWDNEEYTGSLADTKVFTPSTSLTEQAPVHDEPKTSDLQTMQSNQTVNLGLLQQEEISKLSEIPTIQQQALIPQQAQQQQTVLSLPTMQLSQQPNAISGGVLTAAQTQYLTQLTQQTSENLKTAGQSSFPSSITNQPQRQSKQRPRVPPPSKIPSSAVEMPGDAVNSGIGFLDVQFGALEFGSDSSSLDGSANEKYNSSNNTISNVDVPSTTNTVNTAGTNSSIDIETTQTSTTPFNATSQMLSSSDSLPVSNDHSINSQTFAGRGTTGQTLDITKQDFTSQVSPGNAATYGAATYQSQKTSFQPSSATQSSYNTYSTNTQSGQSFQTVSVTNANTYSATATVSQTSYNSSSSFPQSNSSNFSQASPSASTSAASVYNQPTTTNQVYQSTSGYASTTTSQYQPSSVATNTVSNSNAGYQTSGYQGSSSFQSTPQAYQPSATTFSSPITQTTGPYQSAAQSVYASAYGNYTSQPQTASHNHKLNSSTTKDSQYESSTTTSNNSLATTTTTTLGLSSASVNSSQTKVTSSNAVPKSTSSGVVTGSSGTGNITGGGAAGSMAPMLSHQYIMGQGVPYTFQQPMYSYEDLQLMQQRIPHMTTGPATSLGGARGDALSGVQGVQGVQGVQGAYTSISDARFARNDSNASPVPSTMSQQTATQHQQPMMNPTLPPGYAYFTYSGGIMPGGFQYGTPAIYPQIATAGNAGTNSGAYSAKPGSYGSGYGGGASYDALASAGPSGEYKAAGSNYTGTQAGKTGTSTGNTNTGGSSATDISATMYAKSHVALSKVNSYEKQAFHSATPPPFGITGSQNAGLPGGYGTPHLFIPTMPHQLHQPLHQDGTNSTGQRSNTSSQNKAQAKPGYSPSYWAGSN